One Bombilactobacillus folatiphilus genomic window, TTACTAAACTAGTCACAATAATCACTGAATGCCAACCTAATTGTCGACCTTCCAGCAAGCCGAAGACAATTCCGCCTAGTGAAACAGACAGTGCCAGCATACCAAACCAATCAATTTTGCCAGATAGTGTGTTGTCATATGATTCTTGAATGAAAAAGACCACAATTAATAGGGCAAGAATGGATAATGGTAAATTAATCCCAAACACACCGCGCCAGGAACCATATTGTAAAATAACGCCACCAATCGGTGGTCCACCAGCAGCCGCCAACGCTGTAATGGCACCAACGACACTCGAAATTTTAGACGTATTTTCTTTCCCAAAAATTTCAATCCCCATAGGCAACACAATTGGTGTGATAATCGCCCCGCCAATGCCTTGGAAAAATCTAAAAACAATTAAAGCCAATAATGAGGGTGCAAACATACAAGCCGCTGAAAAGCCACCAAAGAGCACCAAGCCAATGAGCATTAACTTTTTGCGACCGTAACGATCCGCTAATTTAGAACCTGTGATCATAAACACAGCCAACGCTAAAGTATAAATGGTGGTCACCCAACTCGTATCATTCAGACTGGCATGAAATTGATCCATAATACTAGGCAAAGCAATATTAATAATTGTACTATCCAACGTTCCCATGAACATTGCAATTGTTAAACCAACAAAACTAATTAATTTTTTGGTATTGGACATCTCAACTTTCCTTCAATCCATAATTTTTTAAAATGATTTTTAATATTAATTTTTCTAATTAACTCTCTTTTTCCGAGCACACCAAGCAATGATAAAAATACTCCAATATATAAGCTCACTGTTACCAATACTTTCAGTTAGAGCGCATTTTCCTGTTTGATACGGTTTACTTAAGTTTTACCTTCTAACATATTGGTCATGCTTATGACTCTTTCCCAAAGCAAATCTTGTAGATCGTCATAACTAACTCATCAATATAAGCTTCTTGTTGTGCAGCAGAGTCAAATTTAAAGAATGCGGGGCCCGAATTTTCAATTAGATTCATGACCAGCATTGCTTTGACTTTAGGTTTTTCTTTTATTAAAGGGTTAGTGATCATCAAAATATCCATAATCAGTTCAATGATTTGGTCATTGTAACGATTAATAGTGTCCCTAAACTGATGATCCTGACGGGACAAGATGATGATGTCACCATTCAAAAAATTATTTTCCCATTGTTTATCAATGCCATTGATTAAGGCCTCTTTAAACTTAATTTCCGAACGAATATTATTGCCAGTCAGTTCCTGTTTCAATCTTTCTAAAGTTGCAACTGTATACTTAAAAAAACGATTCACAACTTCTTTAAACGCATCTTCTTTGGCCTTAAAGTAATTGTAAAACACCCCCACCGAAAGCCCCGCGGTCGTCGTAATTTCCTTCGTGGTGATCGCAAACAAACTATTGGTTTGAAGTAGCTTGTCGGTCGCTTCAATTAATTTTTGCTTATTATCTTGTTTAGCCATCTTTCCTCCCTCAAAGTAATTCTTGATGTCCATATATGAATATTAATTCATATTAAAACAAAAATCAACCATTTTATGAACTTGTTGTCATCATAGATGAGTAGCTATGGACATAACTGCAATCAAGTAGCAACATTAAAAACATTCAATTCTTTGCTTTAACAAGGAATTCAAGTCAAGTCTAAAGGAAAAGAGCTAATTAAAATCCATTTTTGCCAAGCCAGTTATGAATTATAATTCATTATTTGATAAGAATAGCTTTCAAAGCAAAGGAATCTAGTTGTTCACTAAAATAACGACCAAGATACTGACATCTTGATCGTTAATTTGAAACAGAACTATTCACAAACACTATTTTTATGATATATTCACTGCTTTAAGAAATGTTTGAATGCATACTTAATGGGCTTACTGCCTTTATATAACGCCAATATTTGGTACAGTTGCGAAAAGACCCACGATAAAAGAATAATTGTACCGACAGCGAGGATAATGGCTGCCAAAATAATCCAGATCGGAACAGCTTCTGTGGAAACCCAGATCGGCAAGAAAAAAGACGAAGTAAACGGTAAAACAGATAAGATTTTTGTGACGTAATTAATCGGCTTAGCCAACGTTAATGTCCATATGGTCGCCATATATAACACCATAACTATTAATCCAACCGGCGTCGAAACTTTGGAGATATCCTCTTGTTTAGTGACACCAATGCCAGCAAAAGAAGATACTAACAAAAACAAAGCCACGCCAAAGAAAATAAACACCCCATCTAATAAGATGATACTAGTCAAATTCCCATTGGTTAAATTCTGAATGAATTCAAAAATATGATTGATTGCCGTAAATTGATGTCGGAATAAAACTAAAACGCCAACAAAAACCGCATATATAACCAAGTTAGTCACCAACAAGAGAACCATACCCAAGA contains:
- a CDS encoding TetR/AcrR family transcriptional regulator encodes the protein MAKQDNKQKLIEATDKLLQTNSLFAITTKEITTTAGLSVGVFYNYFKAKEDAFKEVVNRFFKYTVATLERLKQELTGNNIRSEIKFKEALINGIDKQWENNFLNGDIIILSRQDHQFRDTINRYNDQIIELIMDILMITNPLIKEKPKVKAMLVMNLIENSGPAFFKFDSAAQQEAYIDELVMTIYKICFGKES